One segment of Erigeron canadensis isolate Cc75 chromosome 2, C_canadensis_v1, whole genome shotgun sequence DNA contains the following:
- the LOC122586369 gene encoding 26S proteasome non-ATPase regulatory subunit 4 homolog has protein sequence MGTPEATMICLDDSACLRGHRWSKAQFVAVKVYCELKFKCNPENRVGLLGMGSFKFGPTLSPTNDMNSIILYLEDMYLYNYGERADFYDAMGAAASKLWDFARIKRRILAFVGSPINMHWSYTKPLGEQFKDCGVALDVVNFFIMKKISHRVEYGTGAHELLYGTYHYGREQLGELVELINTDGNCHIVDMEDVNETSIGRKLQRSRILRKSVRYLVKRKAKKNGDGIGAGENEKLKLEAV, from the exons ATGGGGACGCCCGAG GCTACAATGATCTGTCTGGATGATTCTGCTTGTTTGCGTGGTCACCGTTGGAGTAAGGCTCAATTTGTGGCTGTTAAAGTCTATTGCGAACTAAAATTTAAG TGTAATCCAGAGAATCGTGTGGGCTTACTGGGAATGGGTTCATTTAAATTTGGTCCCACGCTTTCTCCTACTAATGATATGAACTCCATCATCTTGTATCTTGAAG ATATGTACCTTTATAATTACGGCGAAAGGGCAGATTTTTATGATGCTATGGGAGCTGCAGCTTCGAAACTATGGGATTTCGCACGGATTAAAAGAAGGATACTTGCTTTTGTTGGAAG TCCTATAAATATGCATTGGAGTTATACTAAGCCACTTGGAGAGCAATTCAAAGACTGTGGGGTGGCTTTAGATGTTGTCAATTTCTTTATAATGAAGAAAATCAGTCATCGTGTGGAGTATGGCACTGGTGCGCATGAGTTGTTATATGGTACATACCATTATGGGAGGGAACAGCTTGGTGAACTTGTTGAGCTTATTAATACTGATGGCAACTGCCACATCGTGGACATGGAGGACGTAAATGAAACTTCTATTGGCAGAAAACTACAGAGGTCTCGTATATTAAGAAAGAGTGTTCGTTACCTCGTAAAGAGAAAGGCGAAAAAGAATG GTGATGGAATTGGAGCTGGAGAGAATGAAAAGTTGAAGTTGGAAGCCGTCTGA